A DNA window from Pseudomonas wuhanensis contains the following coding sequences:
- a CDS encoding nucleotide sugar dehydrogenase, whose amino-acid sequence MRISIFGLGYVGAVCAGCLSARGHDVVGVDVAKDKIDMINAGKSPIVEPGLGELLHKGIETGKLRGTTNFAEAIRDTDLSMICVGTPSKKNGDLELNYIEAVCREIGFVLRDKTTRHTIVVRSTVLPGTVANVVIPILEDCSGKKAGVDFGVAVNPEFLRESTAIADYDLPPMTVIGEFDKASGDVLQSLYEELDAPIIRKDIAVAEMIKYTCNVWHATKVTFANEIGNIAKAVGVDGREVMEVVCQDKTLNLSQYYMRPGFAFGGSCLPKDVRALTYRAGSLDVEAPLLNSLMRSNVSQVQNAFDIVSSHDKRKVALLGLSFKAGTDDLRESPLVDLAEMLIGKGYDLSIYDSNVEYARVHGANKDYIESKIPHVSSLLNSNFDDVIANSDVIILGNRDEKFRALALEAPHGKQVVDLVGFMSKATSVSGRTEGICW is encoded by the coding sequence ATGCGCATCAGCATATTTGGTTTGGGTTACGTCGGCGCAGTATGTGCCGGTTGCCTGTCTGCACGGGGCCATGACGTCGTTGGCGTCGATGTTGCCAAAGACAAAATCGATATGATCAACGCCGGCAAATCGCCGATCGTTGAACCGGGTTTGGGCGAACTTCTGCACAAGGGTATCGAGACGGGCAAATTGCGCGGCACGACCAACTTCGCCGAGGCGATTCGCGACACCGACCTGTCGATGATCTGCGTCGGTACGCCGAGCAAGAAGAACGGCGATCTGGAACTGAACTACATCGAAGCCGTGTGCCGCGAGATCGGTTTTGTCCTGCGTGACAAGACCACCCGCCACACCATCGTGGTTCGCAGCACCGTACTGCCGGGCACCGTGGCAAACGTGGTGATCCCGATCCTCGAAGACTGCTCCGGCAAGAAAGCCGGTGTCGATTTCGGCGTTGCAGTGAACCCTGAGTTCCTGCGTGAAAGCACCGCGATCGCCGACTACGACCTGCCACCAATGACCGTTATCGGCGAGTTCGACAAGGCCTCGGGTGACGTTCTGCAATCGCTGTACGAAGAACTCGACGCACCGATCATCCGCAAGGACATCGCCGTTGCCGAGATGATCAAGTACACCTGCAACGTATGGCACGCCACCAAGGTGACCTTCGCCAACGAGATCGGCAACATCGCCAAAGCCGTCGGTGTCGACGGTCGCGAAGTGATGGAAGTGGTCTGCCAGGACAAGACACTGAACCTGTCCCAGTACTACATGCGCCCAGGCTTTGCGTTCGGCGGCTCTTGCCTGCCAAAAGACGTCCGCGCCCTGACCTACCGCGCCGGTTCCCTGGACGTGGAAGCACCGCTGCTCAACTCGCTGATGCGCAGTAACGTGTCCCAGGTGCAGAACGCCTTCGACATCGTCTCCAGCCATGACAAACGCAAAGTCGCCCTGCTGGGTCTGAGCTTCAAGGCCGGCACCGACGACCTGCGCGAAAGTCCACTGGTTGATCTGGCGGAAATGCTGATCGGCAAGGGCTACGACCTGAGCATCTACGACAGCAACGTCGAGTACGCCCGCGTTCATGGTGCGAACAAGGATTACATCGAGTCGAAGATCCCTCACGTCTCGTCCTTGCTCAACTCCAACTTCGACGACGTGATCGCCAACTCTGACGTGATCATCCTCGGCAACCGTGACGAGAAATTCCGCGCCCTGGCGCTGGAAGCTCCACACGGCAAGCAAGTGGTCGACCTGGTTGGCTTCATGTCCAAAGCCACCAGCGTGAGTGGCCGGACCGAAGGCATCTGCTGGTAA
- a CDS encoding alginate biosynthesis protein Alg44, whose translation MNTAVNSNVVHESEAQRQHARVKIPAKLRFFGPDRTPVEARVIDLSAGGLAFNAGQLPLKVGDVHKARLQFVIDNLGLAMDVELQIRSVDRQTGRTGCQFQNLEPRDISTLRHLITSHLAGDIVSVGEMLATLQRDNFTKARKVKDGGHGMTPLGRLKAVTFSAGIFVVGLVAFGFIFKSVYGMYFVSHAQAGLVSVQGMNITMPRDGTVQSLIKADGVAAKGAPLATFSTSMLDVLKGHLDEDQLKPSKVEELFGKQMTGTLTSPCDCTVSQQLVANGQYASKGDVIFQLVPRNTEANVEARFSYRQFDDVRPGTTVSFQIAGEDQTRTGKIVSSTSLKSADLSSDIRVQIKPDEPLDSAFAGRPVEVNSTRGPNLNWLINKAMAAGL comes from the coding sequence ATGAATACCGCCGTCAACTCCAACGTAGTGCACGAATCCGAAGCCCAGCGCCAACACGCTCGTGTGAAAATCCCGGCCAAGCTGCGTTTCTTCGGTCCAGACCGGACTCCGGTTGAAGCCCGGGTCATCGACCTTTCCGCTGGCGGCCTGGCGTTCAACGCCGGTCAGCTGCCGCTGAAGGTCGGCGATGTGCACAAGGCCCGCCTGCAATTCGTGATCGATAACCTCGGCCTGGCCATGGACGTGGAATTGCAAATCCGCTCCGTCGATCGCCAGACCGGTCGCACCGGTTGCCAGTTCCAGAACCTGGAGCCCCGTGACATTTCCACCCTGCGCCACTTGATCACCTCGCACCTGGCTGGCGACATCGTCAGCGTGGGTGAAATGCTGGCGACCCTGCAGCGCGACAACTTCACCAAGGCGCGCAAGGTCAAGGATGGCGGCCACGGCATGACCCCGCTCGGGCGCCTGAAAGCGGTGACCTTCAGCGCCGGTATTTTCGTGGTCGGCCTGGTGGCATTCGGTTTCATTTTCAAATCGGTGTACGGCATGTACTTCGTCAGCCACGCCCAGGCCGGTCTGGTCAGCGTGCAAGGCATGAACATCACCATGCCCCGCGACGGCACCGTGCAGAGCCTGATCAAGGCTGACGGCGTTGCCGCCAAAGGCGCACCGCTGGCGACCTTCAGCACCAGCATGCTCGACGTACTCAAGGGCCATCTGGACGAAGACCAACTGAAACCGTCCAAGGTTGAAGAGCTGTTCGGCAAGCAAATGACCGGCACCCTGACTTCGCCGTGCGATTGCACCGTGTCTCAGCAACTGGTGGCTAACGGTCAGTACGCCAGCAAAGGCGACGTGATCTTCCAACTGGTGCCGCGCAACACCGAAGCCAACGTTGAAGCACGCTTCTCTTATCGCCAGTTCGACGATGTGCGTCCAGGCACCACCGTCAGCTTCCAGATCGCCGGTGAAGACCAAACCCGTACCGGCAAGATTGTCAGCAGCACCAGCCTGAAAAGTGCCGACCTGTCGTCCGACATCCGCGTGCAGATCAAACCTGACGAGCCACTGGACAGCGCTTTCGCCGGTCGCCCAGTGGAAGTGAACAGCACTCGTGGCCCGAACCTGAACTGGCTGATCAACAAAGCCATGGCCGCCGGTCTTTAA
- the algG gene encoding mannuronan 5-epimerase AlgG, whose amino-acid sequence MNSAKKGSISLLAGALLLASAAAFATVEPAKPVQQGKSTTMAKGLQQAKTYTVSSAPTAPLDLAKPKLPDTSGYTSDAIAAKIVRTQPGKISVRRMMQENALKDFIGGDNKMAEWVVRQHGIPQAIFIDDGYMNLKDLTKKLPKQYFSETSPGVFLAKLPIVVGQKGILEIDKQTEELRLSQEAGSFLVNDGQLFVRNTKITGWSEKANGPAAFKSPKEFRPFLLSWGGTETYIADSKIASFGYANSKSYGVSISQYTPNMAKVLKRPEPSGWIIGSEFSDMWYGFYCYETRDFVVKSNTYKDNIVYGIDPHDRSHGLIIADNTVYGTKKKHGIIISREVNDSFIFNNRSYDNKLSGLVIDRNSVNNLIAYNEIYKNHTDGITLYESADNLLWGNKVISNRRHGIRIRNSVNIRLYENVSMANGLTGVYGHIKDLTDTDRDIKLDPFDAQVSLIVVGGELAANGSGPLSIDSPLSVELYRVSMLAPTKSSGISFSGILGERQDEILDLLVRQQKAVLIDPVERQTEMRD is encoded by the coding sequence ATGAACAGTGCCAAGAAAGGCTCGATCAGCCTGCTGGCCGGCGCGCTGCTGCTCGCCAGCGCAGCCGCCTTCGCCACCGTCGAACCGGCCAAGCCTGTGCAACAGGGTAAATCGACGACCATGGCCAAAGGGCTGCAACAGGCCAAGACCTACACCGTCAGCAGCGCGCCAACCGCGCCGCTGGACCTGGCCAAGCCGAAACTGCCGGACACCTCTGGCTACACCAGCGACGCCATCGCCGCGAAAATCGTGCGCACCCAGCCCGGCAAAATCAGCGTGCGCCGGATGATGCAGGAAAACGCCCTGAAGGACTTCATCGGCGGCGACAACAAGATGGCCGAGTGGGTGGTGCGTCAGCACGGCATCCCGCAGGCGATCTTCATCGACGACGGCTACATGAACCTCAAGGATCTGACCAAGAAGCTGCCCAAGCAGTACTTCAGTGAAACTTCGCCGGGCGTGTTCCTGGCGAAGCTGCCGATCGTGGTCGGGCAAAAAGGCATCCTCGAAATCGACAAGCAGACCGAGGAGTTGCGCCTGTCCCAAGAGGCCGGTTCGTTCCTGGTCAACGACGGCCAGCTGTTTGTGCGTAACACCAAGATCACCGGTTGGAGCGAGAAGGCCAACGGCCCGGCGGCCTTCAAGTCGCCCAAGGAATTCCGTCCGTTCCTGCTGTCCTGGGGTGGCACCGAGACCTACATCGCCGACAGCAAGATCGCCAGTTTCGGTTACGCCAACAGTAAGTCCTATGGCGTGAGTATTTCCCAATACACGCCGAACATGGCCAAGGTGCTCAAGCGCCCTGAACCGTCCGGCTGGATCATCGGCTCCGAGTTCTCGGACATGTGGTACGGCTTCTACTGCTACGAAACCCGCGACTTCGTGGTCAAGAGCAACACCTACAAAGACAACATCGTCTACGGCATCGACCCCCATGACCGTTCCCACGGTCTGATCATCGCCGACAACACGGTGTACGGGACCAAGAAGAAGCACGGGATCATTATTTCCCGTGAGGTCAACGACAGCTTCATCTTCAACAACCGCAGCTACGACAACAAGCTGTCGGGCCTGGTGATCGACCGTAACAGCGTGAACAACCTGATCGCCTACAACGAGATCTACAAGAACCACACCGACGGCATCACCCTCTACGAGAGTGCCGACAACCTGTTGTGGGGCAACAAGGTGATCAGCAACCGACGCCACGGCATTCGTATTCGTAACAGCGTGAACATTCGCCTGTATGAAAACGTCTCGATGGCCAACGGCCTGACCGGTGTCTACGGGCACATCAAAGACCTGACCGACACCGACCGGGACATCAAGCTCGATCCGTTCGACGCTCAGGTGTCGCTGATCGTGGTCGGTGGTGAACTGGCCGCCAATGGCAGCGGACCACTGTCGATCGACTCGCCGTTGAGCGTGGAGTTGTATCGCGTATCGATGCTCGCACCAACCAAATCCAGCGGCATCAGCTTCTCGGGGATTCTCGGCGAGCGCCAGGATGAAATTCTCGACCTGCTGGTGCGCCAGCAGAAAGCCGTGCTGATCGACCCTGTCGAACGCCAGACCGAAATGCGGGACTGA
- the algK gene encoding alginate biosynthesis TPR repeat lipoprotein AlgK yields MPVTLFSLLKTPRTLWERACPRSEQRGLSEVPSRLNRGQARSHSGYVVCSLALAVSLAGCAGLPDQRLANEALKRGDTTLAAQNYQQLADLGYSEAQVGLADLQVDSRDPAQIKKAEATYRAAASVSPRAQARLGRLLVAKPGATEAEHHEAEALLKKASANGEGNTLIPLAMLYLQYPHSFPNVNAQQQISQWRTEGKPEAGLAQVLLYRTQGTYDQHLDDVEKICKAALNTTDICYVELATVYQKRGQPEQQAELIKQMQAAQSRGVVSAQRVDSVARVLGDASLGKTDEKTAQSLLEGIAPGYPASWVSLAQLLYDFPELGDVDTLMKYLDNGRAADQPRAELLLGKLYFEGKMVPADAKVAEEHFKKAVGREVAADYYLGQIYRRGYLGKVYPQKALDHLLTAARNGQNSADFAIAQLFSQGKGTRPDPVNAYVFSQLAKAQNTPQANELAQTIEAQLPPDRLAEAQRLLKQEQAIRSAVSSDTLELHALQEEDGEESL; encoded by the coding sequence ATGCCCGTGACCCTATTCAGTCTCCTGAAAACACCGCGAACCCTGTGGGAGCGGGCTTGCCCGCGATCGGAACAACGCGGTCTTTCTGAAGTACCGAGTCGCCTGAATCGCGGGCAAGCCCGCTCCCACAGTGGTTATGTGGTGTGCTCACTCGCGCTGGCCGTGAGCCTGGCCGGCTGCGCCGGCCTGCCCGACCAGCGTCTGGCCAATGAAGCCCTCAAGCGCGGCGACACCACGCTGGCGGCGCAGAACTACCAGCAACTGGCAGACCTGGGTTACAGCGAAGCTCAGGTTGGCCTGGCCGATCTGCAAGTCGACAGCCGTGACCCGGCGCAAATCAAAAAGGCCGAGGCGACTTACCGCGCCGCGGCCAGCGTCTCGCCGCGGGCTCAGGCTCGCCTGGGTCGTCTGCTGGTGGCCAAACCCGGCGCCACCGAAGCCGAACATCACGAAGCCGAAGCGCTGTTGAAAAAAGCCTCGGCGAATGGCGAAGGCAACACCCTGATCCCGCTGGCAATGCTGTACCTGCAATACCCGCACAGTTTCCCGAACGTCAACGCGCAGCAGCAGATCAGCCAATGGCGCACCGAAGGCAAACCGGAAGCCGGTCTGGCGCAAGTGCTGCTCTATCGCACCCAGGGCACTTACGACCAACACCTGGATGACGTGGAAAAGATCTGCAAAGCGGCGTTGAACACCACCGACATCTGCTACGTCGAACTGGCCACGGTCTATCAGAAACGCGGCCAGCCAGAGCAACAGGCCGAACTGATCAAGCAGATGCAGGCCGCTCAAAGCCGTGGCGTCGTCTCTGCGCAACGTGTGGACAGCGTGGCCCGCGTGCTGGGCGACGCAAGCCTGGGCAAGACCGACGAGAAAACCGCTCAGTCGCTGCTCGAAGGCATCGCACCTGGCTATCCGGCGTCCTGGGTCAGCCTCGCGCAATTGCTCTACGACTTCCCTGAACTGGGCGACGTCGACACCCTGATGAAGTACCTGGACAACGGCCGCGCCGCTGATCAGCCGCGTGCCGAACTGTTGCTGGGCAAGCTCTACTTCGAAGGAAAAATGGTGCCCGCCGACGCCAAGGTCGCCGAAGAGCACTTCAAGAAAGCCGTCGGCCGTGAGGTCGCCGCCGATTACTACCTCGGTCAGATTTACCGTCGTGGTTACCTGGGCAAGGTCTATCCGCAGAAGGCTCTGGATCACCTGCTGACCGCTGCACGCAACGGCCAGAACAGCGCCGATTTCGCCATTGCCCAATTGTTCTCCCAAGGCAAGGGCACCCGGCCCGACCCGGTCAACGCTTATGTCTTCAGCCAATTGGCGAAGGCTCAAAACACCCCGCAAGCCAATGAGCTTGCGCAAACCATCGAAGCGCAACTGCCGCCTGACCGGCTGGCCGAGGCCCAACGCCTGCTGAAACAAGAGCAGGCCATTCGTAGCGCTGTGAGTTCGGACACGCTGGAACTGCACGCCCTGCAAGAAGAAGACGGCGAGGAATCCCTATGA
- a CDS encoding alginate O-acetyltransferase — translation MHSHLIKLLSLSALTAGILAASGGVRAEDAKAPSFKAEDCCSLCPAAHDPKNYTTRYQQNFTTLVQAQGDWLFRTQEDLRTEFDTTPAGYKRMKQLHDAFKSKGVELVIVYQPTRGLVNRNKLNPAEKASYDFDKALKNYKTMLGRFAQMGYVVPDLSPLTNESLPETLPAHDFYFRGDQHWTPYGAQRTAKIVAEKVKQLPAFADVPKREFETHKSGRMGKTGTLHNMAGQLCGTSYAIQYMDQFTTEPKGEAGDGDLFSDSGNPEITLVGTSHSGKNYNFAGFLEEAIGADILNVAFPGGGFEGSMLQYLGSEEFQTKPPKILIWEFSPLYRLDQETIYRQMMALLDNGCEGKDAQMSASATLKPGKNELMVNSKNLDLRNSSHQVDIRFADTSVKTLQATLWYMNGRHEDIKIEKPETSDTDGRFAFELRTDEDWASQNLLAVEVQGPEKAGAAPQKVEAKICKRNVFSGAGQRTAQAGQ, via the coding sequence ATGCACTCACACTTGATCAAATTACTCAGCCTGTCGGCCCTGACCGCGGGCATTCTCGCGGCCAGTGGTGGCGTACGTGCCGAAGACGCCAAAGCACCCAGCTTCAAGGCCGAGGATTGCTGCAGCCTGTGCCCCGCCGCCCATGACCCGAAGAACTACACCACCCGCTATCAGCAGAACTTCACCACGCTCGTGCAGGCGCAGGGCGATTGGCTATTCCGTACGCAAGAAGACTTGCGCACCGAGTTCGACACCACGCCCGCTGGCTACAAACGCATGAAACAACTGCACGATGCGTTCAAGAGCAAAGGCGTGGAACTGGTCATCGTTTACCAGCCGACCCGTGGCCTGGTGAACCGCAACAAGCTGAACCCGGCCGAGAAGGCGAGCTACGACTTCGACAAGGCGCTGAAGAACTACAAAACCATGCTCGGGCGTTTCGCGCAGATGGGTTACGTGGTCCCGGACCTGTCGCCGCTGACCAACGAATCGTTGCCCGAGACCCTGCCAGCCCACGACTTCTACTTCCGCGGCGACCAACACTGGACGCCGTATGGCGCCCAGCGCACAGCGAAAATTGTCGCCGAGAAGGTCAAGCAATTGCCGGCCTTCGCCGACGTTCCCAAGCGTGAATTCGAGACCCATAAGTCGGGTCGCATGGGCAAGACCGGAACGTTACACAACATGGCTGGTCAACTCTGTGGCACCAGCTACGCGATCCAGTACATGGATCAGTTCACCACCGAGCCAAAGGGCGAAGCGGGCGATGGCGATCTGTTCAGTGATTCCGGCAATCCGGAAATCACCCTGGTCGGCACCAGCCACAGTGGCAAGAACTACAACTTCGCCGGTTTCCTCGAAGAGGCCATCGGCGCCGACATCCTCAACGTGGCATTCCCCGGTGGTGGCTTCGAAGGTTCGATGCTGCAGTACCTGGGCAGCGAAGAGTTCCAGACCAAACCACCGAAAATCCTCATCTGGGAATTCTCGCCGCTTTATCGCCTCGATCAGGAAACCATCTACCGCCAAATGATGGCGCTGCTGGACAACGGTTGCGAAGGTAAAGATGCACAGATGAGCGCCAGCGCCACGCTGAAACCGGGCAAAAACGAATTGATGGTCAACAGCAAGAACCTGGACCTGCGCAACAGCAGCCACCAGGTCGACATCCGCTTCGCCGACACCTCGGTGAAAACCTTGCAAGCCACCCTCTGGTACATGAATGGGCGCCACGAGGACATCAAGATCGAAAAACCGGAAACCTCCGATACCGACGGGCGTTTCGCCTTCGAGTTGCGCACGGACGAAGACTGGGCCTCGCAGAATCTGCTGGCCGTCGAAGTCCAGGGGCCTGAAAAAGCAGGTGCCGCGCCTCAGAAAGTCGAAGCGAAAATCTGCAAACGCAACGTGTTCTCCGGCGCCGGGCAGCGTACCGCTCAAGCCGGGCAATGA
- the alg8 gene encoding mannuronan synthase, producing the protein MHRLKHGLLQAAGWLFYLSLLMGIAMALPASTFDSESKDFIFLIGIVGIWRYSMGATHFLRGMLFLYVVYPHLRRKVRKLGKAADPSHVFLMVTSFRIDALTTAQVYSSVIREAIDCELPTTVVCSIVEMSDELLVKSLWKRMNPPPRVKLDFVRIPGTGKRDGLAYGFRAISRHLPDDRAVVAVIDGDTVLAEGVVLKTVPWFQMFGNVGGLTTNEFCEVRGGYIMSEWHKLRFAQRHINMCSMALSKRVLTMTGRMSVFRATVVTNPDFIADVESDSLQHWRLGRFKFLTGDDKSSWFSLMRLGYDTFYVPDAAINTVEHPPEKSFIKASRKLMFRWYGNNLRQNSRALGLGMKRLGLFTSVVLFDQRVSMWTSLLGLTVAILATFKYGSAFILVYLLWIGITRLILTVLLSCSGHRIGPAYPAILYYNQIVGALVKIYVFFRLDQQSWTRQPTSLTRDLASFQRWFNTWSSRTMTFSAGSIFVAVLLLMV; encoded by the coding sequence ATGCACAGGCTAAAGCACGGCCTACTTCAGGCCGCCGGTTGGCTGTTTTACCTAAGTTTACTGATGGGCATCGCCATGGCGCTGCCTGCGTCCACGTTCGACTCCGAGTCGAAGGACTTCATCTTTCTGATCGGTATCGTCGGTATCTGGCGCTACTCGATGGGTGCCACGCACTTTCTGCGCGGCATGCTGTTTCTGTACGTGGTCTACCCGCACCTGCGGCGCAAAGTGCGCAAGCTGGGCAAAGCGGCAGACCCGTCCCATGTATTTCTGATGGTCACCAGCTTCCGTATCGACGCGCTGACCACCGCTCAGGTCTACAGCTCGGTAATCCGCGAGGCCATCGACTGCGAACTGCCGACCACCGTGGTCTGCTCCATCGTCGAAATGTCCGATGAGCTGCTGGTCAAGAGCCTCTGGAAACGCATGAACCCACCACCACGGGTCAAGCTCGACTTCGTGCGCATTCCCGGCACCGGCAAACGCGATGGCCTTGCCTACGGTTTCCGCGCCATTTCACGCCACCTGCCGGACGATCGCGCCGTGGTTGCCGTGATCGATGGCGACACCGTATTGGCCGAAGGCGTTGTGCTCAAGACCGTGCCGTGGTTCCAGATGTTCGGCAATGTCGGCGGCCTGACCACCAACGAGTTCTGTGAAGTGCGCGGCGGCTACATCATGAGCGAATGGCACAAACTGCGATTCGCCCAGCGCCACATCAACATGTGCTCCATGGCCCTGTCCAAGCGCGTGTTGACCATGACCGGCCGGATGTCGGTATTCCGCGCCACCGTGGTCACCAATCCGGACTTCATCGCCGATGTGGAAAGCGACTCGCTGCAACATTGGCGCCTGGGTCGCTTCAAGTTCCTGACTGGCGATGACAAGTCGAGCTGGTTCAGCCTGATGCGCCTGGGCTACGACACCTTCTACGTGCCCGATGCGGCGATCAACACCGTGGAACACCCGCCGGAGAAGAGCTTCATCAAGGCCAGCCGCAAACTGATGTTCCGCTGGTATGGCAACAACCTGCGACAGAACTCCCGCGCCCTGGGCCTGGGGATGAAACGCCTCGGCCTGTTCACCTCCGTGGTGCTGTTCGATCAGCGCGTGTCGATGTGGACGTCCTTGCTGGGCCTGACCGTGGCAATCCTCGCCACCTTCAAGTACGGCAGCGCGTTCATCCTGGTTTACCTGCTGTGGATCGGCATCACCCGCCTGATCCTTACCGTGCTGCTGTCCTGTTCCGGTCACCGGATCGGCCCGGCCTACCCGGCGATTCTCTATTACAACCAGATCGTCGGCGCGCTGGTGAAGATCTACGTGTTCTTCCGCCTCGATCAACAGTCCTGGACTCGCCAGCCCACTTCTCTGACCCGTGATCTCGCCAGCTTTCAACGTTGGTTCAACACTTGGTCGTCTCGGACCATGACCTTCTCCGCCGGCAGCATTTTTGTCGCCGTGCTGCTGCTGATGGTCTGA
- a CDS encoding alginate export family protein: MKLNPFVKAGIGLTFALLWSCPTLAALTEDKNFGLEVKVTGQSEDDRDLGTASGGDVSGVGLDLRPWVYGESGAWSAYAMGQAVTSTDIIETDTLQQSDSDGTQTTDNGDRKTKKNYLAMREFWVGYSGLTPYPGEILKLGRQRLRNDDGQWRDTNIEALNWTFDTTLLRANVGIAERFSEYRTDLKELAPKDKDRLHVFGDVAGQWSPGNWVGIRGHHTHDDGKLDYPEPGVAGDSLDKKQNGDISWLGLTADSDAYNWRNTNTVNYWGSITGMSGDTDTVNPLNADGTRPTEAKRGEDLNGWATDIGLRLRLDPQWQVGAAYARASAEYEQTGLESNRSNYTGTRSRVHRFGEAFRGEMNNMQTATLFGSWMLNDEYDASLIYHKFWRVDGNKPVGSNGINAVENNTDDVTGAILSSTSLPLEDGNKDLGQEMDLVVTKYFKQGLLPASLSQSIDEPSALVRFRGGVFKPGDAYGKEVDSYMHRAFVDVVWRF, encoded by the coding sequence ATGAAGCTCAATCCATTCGTGAAGGCCGGTATTGGCCTGACATTCGCCCTGCTGTGGTCGTGCCCGACCCTGGCAGCCCTGACCGAAGACAAGAACTTCGGCCTCGAAGTCAAAGTTACCGGCCAGTCCGAAGACGACCGTGACCTGGGCACTGCCAGCGGCGGCGACGTTTCCGGCGTCGGCCTCGACCTGCGTCCATGGGTATACGGCGAAAGCGGCGCATGGAGCGCCTACGCCATGGGCCAGGCCGTGACGTCCACCGACATCATCGAAACGGACACCCTGCAACAGTCCGACAGCGACGGTACCCAGACCACCGACAACGGTGATCGCAAAACCAAGAAGAACTACCTGGCGATGCGCGAGTTCTGGGTCGGCTACAGCGGCCTCACGCCCTACCCTGGCGAGATCCTCAAGCTCGGTCGCCAACGCCTGCGCAACGACGATGGCCAATGGCGCGACACCAACATCGAAGCCCTGAACTGGACTTTCGACACCACCCTGTTGCGCGCCAACGTCGGTATCGCCGAACGCTTCAGCGAATACCGCACCGACTTGAAAGAGCTGGCGCCCAAGGACAAGGATCGCCTGCACGTTTTCGGCGACGTTGCCGGCCAATGGTCGCCGGGTAACTGGGTCGGCATTCGCGGTCATCACACCCACGATGACGGCAAGCTCGACTATCCGGAGCCGGGTGTGGCCGGCGATTCGCTGGATAAAAAGCAGAACGGCGACATCAGCTGGCTCGGCCTTACCGCCGACAGCGATGCCTACAACTGGCGCAACACCAACACCGTCAATTACTGGGGCAGCATCACCGGCATGAGCGGCGACACCGACACGGTCAACCCGCTGAACGCCGATGGCACGCGTCCGACCGAAGCCAAACGTGGTGAAGACCTCAATGGCTGGGCCACCGATATCGGCCTGCGTTTGCGCCTTGATCCGCAGTGGCAAGTCGGTGCGGCGTATGCCCGTGCCAGCGCCGAGTACGAACAGACCGGCCTGGAAAGCAATCGCTCGAACTACACCGGTACACGCTCGCGGGTTCACCGTTTCGGCGAAGCCTTCCGTGGCGAAATGAACAACATGCAGACCGCTACCCTGTTCGGCTCGTGGATGCTCAACGACGAATACGACGCCAGCTTGATCTACCACAAGTTCTGGCGCGTCGACGGCAACAAGCCGGTGGGCAGCAATGGCATCAACGCCGTCGAAAACAACACCGACGACGTGACCGGCGCGATCCTCTCCAGCACCTCCCTGCCGCTGGAAGATGGCAACAAGGACCTCGGTCAGGAAATGGACCTGGTGGTCACCAAGTACTTCAAGCAAGGCCTGCTGCCAGCGTCGTTGAGTCAGTCGATCGATGAGCCGTCGGCACTGGTACGGTTCCGTGGCGGTGTGTTCAAGCCTGGCGATGCGTATGGCAAAGAAGTCGATTCGTACATGCACCGCGCGTTTGTCGACGTGGTCTGGCGCTTCTGA